From a single Maritimibacter sp. DP1N21-5 genomic region:
- a CDS encoding superinfection exclusion B family protein: protein MDSGWLTILKATWGQLLGLSVALGIFWLLLIFEVLPPIDSPWVVYGLPLACLVCGGLGLAPLFHHLADWTKNGFDNRLNKRKRVKAVAKKQEDFVDYIQYMNPRERAIFGYLLEHNQKSFEAEMDCGPGSSLLKRGFIQMDAISGLSYGLSEFPFSVPDHIWDMLLEHRSAFPENHKGPALPWFRGRY, encoded by the coding sequence ATGGACTCGGGCTGGCTAACAATTCTGAAGGCTACTTGGGGGCAATTGCTTGGACTGAGTGTTGCACTCGGCATCTTCTGGTTACTTCTGATCTTTGAGGTGCTGCCGCCAATAGACTCGCCGTGGGTGGTGTATGGATTGCCGCTAGCCTGCCTTGTTTGTGGCGGCCTCGGTCTAGCACCGTTGTTTCACCACTTGGCAGATTGGACGAAGAATGGTTTCGACAACCGTTTGAATAAGCGAAAGCGGGTCAAAGCTGTCGCCAAGAAGCAGGAAGATTTCGTCGACTACATTCAGTACATGAACCCGAGAGAGCGCGCCATCTTTGGTTATCTCTTGGAGCACAATCAAAAGAGTTTCGAGGCCGAGATGGACTGTGGGCCAGGATCTTCATTGCTGAAACGTGGATTCATACAAATGGATGCGATTTCCGGTTTGTCCTACGGTCTGAGTGAATTCCCTTTCTCGGTGCCTGACCATATTTGGGACATGCTACTGGAACACCGCTCGGCCTTCCCGGAGAATCACAAGGGCCCGGCTCTTCCTTGGTTCAGGGGTCGATATTGA
- a CDS encoding GFA family protein, giving the protein MPEHPGGCLCGDVRFTATGTPLRVGLCHCLDCRKHHGAVFYAAAVFPSEDVPVTGRTAEYHGRHFCPRCGGSVFAVSDHDGEIEVHLGAFDAPDRFRPDYELWTIRRESWLAPLPGARQYERDGAADDR; this is encoded by the coding sequence ATGCCGGAACACCCCGGAGGCTGCCTCTGCGGCGACGTGCGGTTCACCGCGACCGGCACGCCGCTGCGCGTCGGGCTTTGCCATTGCCTCGACTGCCGCAAACACCATGGTGCGGTGTTCTATGCCGCCGCCGTCTTTCCGTCCGAGGACGTTCCCGTCACCGGGCGGACCGCTGAGTATCACGGTCGTCACTTCTGTCCGCGCTGCGGTGGGTCGGTGTTCGCGGTCAGCGATCATGATGGCGAGATCGAGGTGCACCTTGGTGCCTTTGATGCGCCCGACCGGTTCCGCCCGGATTACGAGCTCTGGACCATCCGCCGCGAAAGCTGGCTCGCGCCCCTGCCTGGCGCGCGGCAGTACGAGCGCGACGGCGCAGCGGACGATCGCTGA
- the pgi gene encoding glucose-6-phosphate isomerase: MTWDAVKAYRADQGDLSIGDLLGDDGRAEAFSVRLDDMLFDYSKTAMDGGARAELLALAAERDVEGRTRAMFAGERINETEGRAVLHTALRNPDRRGPSVDDEQVMPAIHATLERMEEFAEGLRRGNVRPHNGGRFTDVINIGIGGSDLGPAMATLALAPYHDGPRIHYVSNVDGAHIHDTLDGLDPATTLVIVASKTFTTIETMTNAETARQWLKSALGAEAVGRHLAAVSSAIDKTSEWGIDPSRVFGFEDWVGGRYSIWGPVGLGLMIAVGAKQFREFLAGGHDLDLHFQTTTGTDNMPVMLALVGIWHRQVCGYPTRAVLPYDQRLSRLPAYLQQLEMESNGKSVSMDGTDLPVPSGPVVWGEPGTNGQHAFYQLIHQGTQVVPCEFLVAARGHEADLDGQHQLLVANCLAQSEALMKGRSLDEARALMREKGLEGDELERQARHRVFPGNRPSTTLIYPLLTPRVLGRIIALYEHRVFVEGVILGINSYDQWGVELGKELALALGPVVAGEVSGDDKDGSTRMLVSYLHANRD, from the coding sequence ATGACGTGGGACGCGGTGAAGGCCTACCGGGCCGATCAGGGCGACCTCTCGATCGGCGACTTGCTCGGCGATGACGGGCGGGCCGAGGCATTTTCGGTCCGGCTCGATGATATGCTTTTTGACTACTCCAAGACCGCGATGGACGGCGGCGCCCGAGCAGAACTGCTGGCCCTTGCAGCGGAACGCGATGTCGAGGGCCGGACAAGGGCGATGTTCGCGGGTGAGCGGATCAACGAGACCGAGGGTCGCGCCGTGCTCCACACCGCGCTTCGCAATCCCGACCGCCGGGGGCCATCTGTCGACGACGAACAGGTCATGCCCGCGATTCACGCGACCCTCGAGCGGATGGAGGAGTTCGCCGAGGGCCTGCGCCGCGGCAACGTGCGCCCGCACAACGGGGGCCGGTTCACCGACGTCATCAACATCGGCATCGGGGGCTCCGACCTTGGCCCCGCCATGGCGACGCTCGCGCTCGCGCCCTATCACGACGGCCCGCGCATCCATTATGTCTCCAACGTGGACGGGGCCCATATCCACGACACGCTCGACGGGCTCGACCCGGCGACGACGCTCGTGATCGTGGCGTCGAAGACCTTCACTACCATCGAAACCATGACCAATGCCGAAACGGCCCGGCAGTGGCTCAAGTCCGCCCTCGGGGCCGAGGCGGTGGGCCGGCATCTCGCGGCGGTGTCCTCCGCGATCGACAAGACCTCTGAATGGGGCATCGACCCGAGCCGTGTGTTCGGCTTCGAGGATTGGGTCGGCGGGCGCTATTCGATCTGGGGGCCTGTCGGGCTCGGGCTGATGATCGCGGTCGGCGCGAAGCAGTTTCGCGAGTTTCTCGCGGGCGGTCACGACCTGGACCTCCATTTCCAGACCACGACCGGCACCGACAACATGCCGGTCATGCTCGCGCTCGTGGGGATCTGGCATCGGCAGGTCTGTGGCTATCCGACCCGCGCCGTGCTGCCCTATGACCAGCGCCTGTCGCGTCTGCCGGCCTATCTCCAGCAGCTCGAGATGGAGAGCAACGGAAAGTCGGTGTCGATGGATGGCACCGATCTGCCGGTTCCCTCGGGCCCCGTCGTCTGGGGCGAGCCTGGCACCAATGGCCAGCATGCGTTCTACCAGCTCATCCACCAGGGCACGCAGGTCGTGCCTTGCGAGTTCCTTGTCGCCGCACGGGGCCACGAAGCCGACCTGGATGGCCAGCACCAGCTTCTCGTGGCCAATTGCCTCGCCCAGTCCGAGGCCCTCATGAAGGGCCGGTCGCTGGACGAGGCGCGTGCGCTGATGCGCGAGAAGGGTCTGGAAGGCGACGAGCTGGAGCGGCAGGCCCGCCACCGGGTGTTCCCCGGCAATCGCCCCTCGACGACCCTGATCTATCCGCTGCTGACGCCGCGCGTTCTCGGCCGGATCATCGCGCTCTACGAACATCGGGTCTTCGTGGAGGGCGTGATCCTCGGCATCAACTCCTACGACCAGTGGGGGGTGGAACTGGGCAAGGAACTGGCGCTTGCGCTCGGTCCGGTCGTCGCCGGTGAGGTTTCGGGGGACGACAAGGACGGCTCCACGCGCATGCTCGTGAGCTACCTCCACGCCAACCGCGACTGA
- the pgl gene encoding 6-phosphogluconolactonase yields MKHDFREYPDREMMMMGIADRIASDLRQALQNDDRASIAVPGGTTPGPIFDTLSGVDLHWDRIDVLLTDERWVPEDSPRSNTRLLRDRFFVDKASDARLVPLYGGTETPEDSLAQLSEAVEAVLPLSVVLLGMGEDMHTASLFPGADKLDEALDPHAPALLPMRAPGAPEARITLTARVLNDAMSKHLVITGAAKREALERAVKLNDPAQAPVSAVLRDMVVHWAE; encoded by the coding sequence ATGAAACATGACTTTCGGGAGTATCCCGACCGCGAAATGATGATGATGGGCATCGCCGACCGGATCGCGAGCGACCTGCGGCAGGCGCTTCAGAACGACGATCGCGCGTCGATTGCCGTGCCCGGGGGAACCACGCCGGGCCCGATCTTCGACACGTTGAGCGGGGTCGATCTCCATTGGGACAGGATCGACGTCCTGCTGACCGATGAACGCTGGGTGCCCGAGGACAGCCCGCGTTCGAACACGCGGCTCCTGCGGGATCGATTCTTCGTCGACAAGGCCTCCGATGCCCGGCTCGTGCCTCTCTATGGCGGGACGGAGACGCCAGAGGACAGCCTCGCGCAGCTGTCCGAGGCGGTCGAAGCCGTGCTTCCCCTGTCCGTCGTGCTGCTTGGCATGGGCGAGGACATGCACACTGCAAGCCTGTTCCCCGGGGCGGACAAACTGGACGAAGCGCTCGATCCCCATGCGCCCGCGCTGCTCCCGATGCGCGCGCCCGGCGCACCGGAGGCCCGGATCACGCTGACGGCGCGCGTGCTGAATGATGCAATGTCGAAACACCTCGTCATCACCGGCGCGGCGAAGCGGGAAGCGCTTGAACGTGCAGTGAAACTGAACGACCCTGCCCAGGCGCCGGTCAGCGCCGTATTACGTGATATGGTGGTGCACTGGGCCGAATGA
- the zwf gene encoding glucose-6-phosphate dehydrogenase encodes MVSRVIPVEPFDLVIFGGTGDLARRKILPGLYRRFYDGQMPEGARIVGAARSEMDETEFRAFVKEAIREFVKKRFDEERVDAFLETLTYVAVDALGTDGWKDLAKIMRKDVVRAFYFSVGPGLFGEIAERLHKHKIADDQSRIVVEKPFGHNLETARALNRTLAEHFDETQIYRIDHYLGKETVQNLMAVRFANMLFEPLWNAQYVDHIQITVSETVGVGGRGGYYDKSGAMRDMVQNHLMQLLCLTAMEPPSRFEPDAVRDEKLKVIRALQPVEPADIVRGQYKSQKESYIDDVENPRSITESYIALKVEIANWRWNGTPFYLRTGKRMKERVSEIVVRFKEPPHSIFEEDTGQTANELTIRLQPNEGMDLTVTIKEPGPGGMRLIDVPLDMTFAEALGEEAADVPDAYERLIMDVIRGNQTLFMRGDEVEAAWAWTDPLIESWEAREDRPHSYEPGSTGPEEALILMHRDGRRWRELRT; translated from the coding sequence ATGGTATCGCGCGTCATTCCGGTCGAGCCTTTCGATCTGGTGATCTTTGGCGGAACGGGGGATCTGGCCCGCCGCAAAATCCTTCCGGGTCTTTACCGGCGCTTTTATGACGGGCAGATGCCCGAGGGTGCCCGTATCGTCGGCGCCGCCCGGTCCGAAATGGACGAAACCGAGTTTCGGGCCTTCGTGAAGGAGGCTATCCGGGAGTTCGTGAAGAAACGGTTCGACGAGGAACGGGTCGACGCCTTTCTCGAGACCCTGACCTATGTGGCGGTGGATGCGCTTGGCACGGACGGGTGGAAAGACCTGGCCAAGATCATGCGCAAGGACGTGGTGCGGGCGTTTTACTTCTCGGTCGGGCCGGGGCTCTTCGGCGAGATCGCCGAACGCCTTCACAAGCACAAGATCGCGGACGACCAGAGCAGGATCGTCGTGGAGAAGCCCTTTGGCCACAACCTCGAGACCGCACGGGCGCTCAACCGCACATTGGCCGAGCACTTCGACGAAACCCAGATCTACCGGATCGACCACTATCTGGGAAAGGAGACGGTCCAGAACCTGATGGCGGTGCGCTTTGCCAACATGCTGTTCGAGCCGCTCTGGAATGCGCAATACGTGGATCACATCCAGATCACGGTGTCAGAGACGGTCGGTGTCGGCGGGCGCGGGGGATACTATGACAAATCGGGCGCCATGCGGGACATGGTGCAGAATCACCTGATGCAGCTTCTGTGCCTGACCGCGATGGAGCCGCCCTCGCGCTTTGAACCCGATGCCGTGCGAGACGAAAAGCTCAAGGTCATCCGCGCGCTCCAGCCGGTCGAACCCGCCGACATCGTGCGCGGGCAATACAAGAGCCAGAAGGAAAGCTACATCGACGACGTGGAGAACCCGCGCTCGATCACCGAGAGCTACATCGCACTTAAGGTAGAGATCGCGAACTGGCGCTGGAACGGAACGCCCTTTTACCTGCGCACCGGCAAGCGGATGAAGGAACGGGTGTCCGAGATCGTCGTGCGGTTCAAGGAACCGCCGCATTCGATCTTCGAGGAAGACACCGGCCAGACCGCGAACGAGCTGACGATCCGGCTTCAACCCAATGAAGGCATGGATCTGACCGTGACGATCAAGGAGCCGGGCCCCGGGGGAATGCGGCTCATCGACGTGCCGCTCGACATGACCTTTGCCGAGGCGCTGGGAGAGGAGGCCGCCGATGTGCCGGACGCCTATGAGCGGCTTATCATGGACGTGATCCGAGGCAACCAGACGCTCTTCATGCGCGGTGACGAGGTCGAGGCCGCCTGGGCCTGGACCGACCCGCTGATCGAAAGCTGGGAAGCGCGGGAAGACCGGCCCCACAGTTATGAACCCGGGTCCACTGGCCCGGAAGAGGCGCTGATCCTCATGCATCGGGACGGGCGCCGCTGGCGGGAGTTGCGCACATGA
- a CDS encoding radical SAM protein, which yields MDQRIVPANQGKFIDPEVTADGSDRATVALTNPTTLWFNTGTLCNIACENCYIESSPDNDRLAYMTAAEVRDFLGQIAERGWPVREIGFTGGEPFMNPDIIAMMRDSLSAGFEVLVLTNAMRPMQRPQVTAHLGQLIKGFGARITLRVSLDHWTEAGHDAVRGAGSWSSTLAGTDWIAGQSCTLAVAGRARWDETEDEARAGYAALFRDRDWPIDAMNPAELVLFPEMDLSVEVPEITTACWGILNKSPSDVMCATSRMVVKRRGALPSVTACTLLPYEDGFDLGPTLADAERPVALNHPHCAKFCVLGGASCSA from the coding sequence ATGGATCAGCGGATCGTCCCGGCCAATCAGGGGAAATTCATCGACCCCGAGGTCACGGCAGACGGCAGCGACCGGGCAACCGTGGCTTTGACGAATCCGACGACGCTCTGGTTCAACACGGGAACGCTCTGCAACATCGCCTGTGAGAACTGCTATATCGAGAGCTCGCCGGACAACGACCGCCTTGCCTATATGACGGCCGCCGAGGTCCGTGATTTTCTTGGGCAGATCGCCGAGCGCGGCTGGCCGGTGCGCGAAATCGGCTTCACCGGCGGCGAGCCCTTCATGAACCCCGACATCATCGCCATGATGCGCGACAGCCTGTCGGCCGGGTTCGAGGTCCTCGTCCTCACCAATGCAATGCGCCCCATGCAGCGCCCGCAGGTCACGGCGCACCTGGGGCAGCTGATCAAGGGGTTTGGCGCCAGGATCACGCTGCGGGTTTCGCTCGATCATTGGACCGAAGCGGGCCACGACGCCGTGCGCGGGGCGGGAAGCTGGTCCTCGACCCTTGCCGGGACCGACTGGATCGCGGGCCAGTCCTGCACCCTCGCCGTCGCTGGCCGGGCGCGGTGGGACGAGACCGAAGACGAGGCCCGTGCCGGCTATGCGGCGCTCTTTCGAGACCGCGACTGGCCGATCGACGCGATGAATCCGGCGGAGCTCGTCCTTTTCCCCGAGATGGACCTCTCCGTCGAAGTGCCCGAGATCACGACGGCCTGCTGGGGGATCCTGAACAAATCGCCCTCGGACGTGATGTGCGCCACCTCGCGCATGGTGGTGAAACGCCGGGGCGCCCTGCCCTCGGTCACCGCCTGCACGCTCCTGCCCTACGAAGACGGCTTCGACCTCGGCCCGACGCTCGCGGACGCCGAGCGCCCGGTGGCGCTCAATCACCCGCATTGCGCGAAGTTCTGCGTTCTGGGCGGCGCGTCCTGTTCGGCCTGA
- a CDS encoding Hint domain-containing protein: MADNIFWSTLYLGKLAQMDTDEASLTVETAAPLLTTFGAGAGNALATRIVTVRTDTGSFDNTVTTDNDLLATDTVHYDLGAGMVHTKLDAALLMNATVTFYDQTSIALQIGVVQTQTGDTFAIIRDTEPELASQGIDRITFTSVATSNYTGVVQDAAARLDYVCFTSGTLIDTLSGPRRMDRLRPGDLVTTLDSGPQPVEWIGKRRIRFAERPHPAQPLCISRGAFGPGLPTRDLLLSPNHRVLVATSGAFALHDPLGALAPVKALAQDRGIRALPGRREITYFSMLLPRHEIVIANGIAVESLFPGPEAFGTLSGGERSDWLRLAARMGRLTGTPPARLMLSVAETRAARQAGLLSLPGTKPVPLGWSATRHAPRQMPEHLEARERRA, encoded by the coding sequence GTGGCTGACAATATCTTCTGGTCGACGCTCTATCTCGGCAAGCTGGCCCAGATGGATACCGATGAGGCGTCTCTCACCGTCGAGACGGCCGCACCCCTGCTGACCACTTTTGGCGCAGGGGCCGGAAACGCACTGGCCACACGGATCGTGACCGTCAGGACGGATACCGGTTCCTTCGACAACACTGTGACGACGGACAACGACCTGCTCGCCACCGACACGGTGCATTACGACCTTGGCGCCGGCATGGTGCACACCAAGCTCGACGCCGCGCTCCTGATGAATGCCACAGTCACGTTCTATGACCAAACCTCGATCGCGCTGCAGATCGGGGTGGTGCAAACCCAGACCGGCGACACATTCGCGATCATCCGGGATACGGAACCGGAACTGGCGAGCCAGGGCATCGACCGGATCACCTTCACCTCGGTTGCCACGTCGAACTACACCGGCGTCGTGCAGGATGCCGCCGCCCGGCTTGACTATGTCTGTTTCACCTCCGGGACCCTGATCGACACGCTGTCGGGGCCGCGCCGGATGGACCGACTTCGCCCCGGCGATCTTGTGACCACGCTCGACAGCGGGCCGCAGCCGGTGGAATGGATCGGAAAACGGCGCATCCGTTTCGCGGAGCGTCCGCATCCGGCGCAACCCCTGTGCATCTCGCGCGGGGCCTTCGGGCCCGGTCTGCCGACCCGTGACCTGCTCCTGTCGCCCAATCACCGGGTGCTGGTCGCCACCTCCGGCGCCTTCGCTCTCCATGACCCCCTCGGCGCGCTCGCCCCTGTAAAGGCGCTCGCGCAGGACAGAGGCATCCGCGCCCTGCCCGGGCGTCGGGAGATTACCTATTTCTCGATGCTCCTGCCCCGGCATGAGATCGTGATCGCGAATGGCATCGCGGTGGAAAGCCTGTTTCCGGGGCCTGAAGCGTTTGGCACGCTCAGCGGCGGCGAACGCTCCGACTGGCTCCGCCTCGCCGCGCGCATGGGCCGCCTGACAGGCACACCGCCGGCGCGGCTCATGCTCTCTGTGGCCGAAACACGGGCCGCCCGGCAGGCAGGGCTTCTGTCCCTGCCGGGGACGAAACCCGTGCCCCTCGGCTGGTCGGCCACCCGCCACGCCCCGCGCCAGATGCCCGAACACCTCGAGGCACGAGAGCGGCGCGCGTGA
- a CDS encoding HNH endonuclease, with product MDGDFRTSFVRDHSNPRSHPALVLNADYRPLSYYPLSLWPWQEAVKAVFLDRVNIIAEYEETVRSPSMEIRIPSVVVLKDYVKPQKRVAFTRFNLFLRDEFCCQYCGSKGDLTFDHVVPRARGGITSWENVVAACSRCNLKKGSRPLHQSGLALRKPPRQPGAEELRNMGRRFPPNFLHDSWMDFLYWDAELEE from the coding sequence ATGGACGGCGATTTCAGGACGAGTTTTGTCAGAGACCACAGCAACCCGCGGTCGCATCCCGCGCTGGTGCTGAATGCGGATTATCGACCGTTATCCTATTATCCACTGTCGCTGTGGCCGTGGCAGGAGGCGGTGAAGGCGGTGTTTCTGGACAGGGTGAACATCATCGCCGAATACGAAGAGACGGTCCGAAGCCCCAGTATGGAGATCAGGATCCCCTCGGTGGTGGTGCTGAAAGATTACGTCAAACCTCAAAAGCGCGTGGCCTTCACGCGCTTTAATCTTTTCTTGAGGGACGAGTTCTGCTGCCAGTACTGCGGATCGAAGGGCGATCTGACCTTCGATCACGTCGTGCCACGGGCGCGGGGCGGAATCACATCGTGGGAAAACGTCGTGGCGGCCTGTTCCCGGTGCAATCTGAAGAAAGGGTCGCGGCCCCTGCATCAGTCAGGCCTCGCCCTGCGCAAACCGCCACGCCAGCCCGGGGCGGAAGAGCTGCGCAACATGGGCCGGCGCTTTCCGCCGAACTTCCTGCACGATAGCTGGATGGACTTCCTCTACTGGGACGCCGAACTGGAAGAGTGA